GGCGGTGGTTTCCCCTCTCGGCTTGTATTCACATCCGATATATCCCTCATAGCCCATGGCATCAAGTTTATCGAAAAGATATTGGTAGTTAATTTCACCCTCATCAGGTTCATGACGATCTGGAACAGAGGCGATTTGGATATGTGCAAAACGTCCGTCTAATTTATCGGTAAGGCGAGATAAATTACCGTCCACATTTTGTGCATGGAAATAATCCAGTTGTACAAAAACATTATCTCTGTCAACCAATTCCACGATTTCTAACGTATCAAATTGGCTTTTTAACAGATAATTCAGTTTGACTTCTGGACTTAAGGCTTCCAACAAAATCTTAATTCCATGTGGTTTAAATCTTTCTGCGGCATAACGGATATTGCTCACAAAGGTTTGTTTATAGGCTTCACGATCAGCACCTTCTGGTACAACTGCTGCCATAATGTGGACATTGGGGCAACCTAAGGCGAGCGCATATTCAAGCGCGGTATCAATATCCCGATGGCTATCTGCTTCTCGCCCAGGAATGGCGGACACGCCCCATTCTCCTTTAGCAACATCTCCAGCAGCAGTATTAAACAACACTTGTTTTAAACCAAATTGATCCAATTTCGCTTTCAATTCAGCTGCTGGATAATCATAAGGCCAAAGATATTCGACATATTTAAATCCTGCCTTAGCCGCAGCTTCAAAGCGATCTAAGAAAGGGACTTCGTTAAACATCATAGTGAGGTTGGCTGCAAATTTTGGCATGATTATTTTCCTCTATGTTCAAGATCTTTCACTTCCGCCTCCGTTAAATAACGGATTTTTTGTCCTTGCAAAGTAAAGTACAATTTTGCGGTTTCTTCCAATTCTTCCGTATTATCTACGGCGTCCACTAAACTTGTGCCGGTGACCACAACGCCATGATTAGCAAGTAAAAAGGCTTTTGCGGTTAGCGCTCGCTCGCTTAATTCTCGCGCAATATTCGGATCGCCCGGACGATAATAAGGAACGACCTGTAATTTTCCGACGCGCATTACGTAATAAGGCGTAAACGCTTTCATGGCATTTTCCGGATCCAATCCGTCCAAGCAAGAAAGTGCGGTTAAATAAGTCGAGTGCAAATGCACCACTGCCTGACAACTCGGATCTTTTTTATACAACTCAAGGTGAAATACAAACTCTTTTGACGGTTTGTCGCCAGATAATAAATTCCCTTGCATATCTAAAACGGACAGGCGCTCTGCTTCCAATCTACCGAGCGAAGATCCGGTTGGCGTGACTAAAATACGCTTATCATCTAAACGTACCGATAAATTACCTGCCCCGCCCACGCTATAACCGCGTTCATAAAACGATCGCGCTAAATTCACTAATTGCGCTTTTTGTTCTTGTTCTGTCATAGTTGATTCCTGTTACATCATCATTTGTTGTGCAAAGCTGAAAAAGTCTTCTTTGCCAAAATTACCGGATTTCAATGCCAGATAAATCGGTTCTTCTACCGCTTTAAGCCAAGGCACACCAGGTGCAATTTGTTTACCAATATGAAACCCGCTAAAACCCAGTTGTTGCACTACAATACTGGAGGTTTCCCCGCCGGCAGTGATGAAGTTGGTAAAACCCGCCGCTTTAAGTTTTACTGCCAATTGAGCAAACACTTGCTCTATTGCATGGCTAGCATTATCACCGCCAAATTGACGCTGAATTTCCTGCAATTTTTCCGGTAAAACCGTCGCATACACCATCGGCGCTAATGCGTGTTGGCTGTTTTCTTGCACCCATTGCGCCAACTGTTGCGCATAATTCGGGTTATTCAGCGCTTCCTCCACCGCTAAAAAATAACTCGGTGCTTGGGTTTGATAAGTCTGCACTTGCTTATTGGTCATCACGGAACAAGAACCCGATAGCACCACCGTTTTTCCTTTTGTTGGTACAAACGCATTGGAACCGGTTTTCCCACCACTTAATCGTGCCGCCATATAAGCGCCTAACCCCGAACCGCCGGTCACCAATTTCAATTCAGATACCGCTTCCGCCAACACTGCTAATTGGCTATTATCCAC
This sequence is a window from [Pasteurella] mairii. Protein-coding genes within it:
- the ygbM gene encoding xylose isomerase, TIM barrel domain protein, translating into MPKFAANLTMMFNEVPFLDRFEAAAKAGFKYVEYLWPYDYPAAELKAKLDQFGLKQVLFNTAAGDVAKGEWGVSAIPGREADSHRDIDTALEYALALGCPNVHIMAAVVPEGADREAYKQTFVSNIRYAAERFKPHGIKILLEALSPEVKLNYLLKSQFDTLEIVELVDRDNVFVQLDYFHAQNVDGNLSRLTDKLDGRFAHIQIASVPDRHEPDEGEINYQYLFDKLDAMGYEGYIGCEYKPRGETTAGLEWFKKYK
- the mtnB gene encoding putative aldolase class 2 protein; translation: MTEQEQKAQLVNLARSFYERGYSVGGAGNLSVRLDDKRILVTPTGSSLGRLEAERLSVLDMQGNLLSGDKPSKEFVFHLELYKKDPSCQAVVHLHSTYLTALSCLDGLDPENAMKAFTPYYVMRVGKLQVVPYYRPGDPNIARELSERALTAKAFLLANHGVVVTGTSLVDAVDNTEELEETAKLYFTLQGQKIRYLTEAEVKDLEHRGK
- a CDS encoding 4-hydroxy-3-methylbut-2-enyl diphosphate reductase, which gives rise to MLGVIADDFTGASDIASFLVENGLSAVQMNGVPSKSLAEPVDAVVISLKSRSNPVDEAITQSLAALDWLQQNGATQFYFKYCSTFDSTAQGNIGPVTDALLAQLGEDFTVITPALPVNGRTIFNGYLFVGDVLLNESGMRNHPITPMKDANLIRLMDAQAQGKTGLVAYADVIQGPVRVKERFAQLKAQGYRYAVVDAVDNSQLAVLAEAVSELKLVTGGSGLGAYMAARLSGGKTGSNAFVPTKGKTVVLSGSCSVMTNKQVQTYQTQAPSYFLAVEEALNNPNYAQQLAQWVQENSQHALAPMVYATVLPEKLQEIQRQFGGDNASHAIEQVFAQLAVKLKAAGFTNFITAGGETSSIVVQQLGFSGFHIGKQIAPGVPWLKAVEEPIYLALKSGNFGKEDFFSFAQQMMM